Genomic window (Arthrobacter sp. StoSoilA2):
GTAGAGCCGGACTTCCGTCCTCGCCAGCTCTTCAAGGACTTCAACATTGAGGTCCTGGCCACCACGGATGATCCTCTGGACAACCTTGCCAGCCACAAGGCCCTCACCAATGACCCCAGCTTCAACGGCCGGGTGCTTCCAACGTTCCGCCCGGATGCTTATCTGAACGTGGCGCATCCCAGCTGGAACGCCAACGTTGATCGTCTGATCGAAACTGCCGCCGACGGCGCAACGGGCTATGCAGGCTACATCGCGGCCCTGGAAAACCGGCGTCGCTACTTTGTAGAGCATGGCGCAGTTTCGGCGGATCACGGCGTGCGCACGCCTGCCACGCTCAAACTGCAAAGCGCAGAAGCTGAAGCACTCTTTGAACGTGCCCGTGCCGGCAAGGCTACAGCCCAGGATCGTGACGCGTTCGAGGCCCACATGATGTACCAGATGGCACGCATGTCAGTGGCCGACGGATTGGTCATGACCATCCACCCTGGCTCGTACCGGAATCACCATGGCCCCACGTTCGAGTCCTTTGGTGCGGACACCGGCCACGATATTCCGTTCGCGGTTAACTACACCGAGGCCATCCGTCCGTTGCTGCAGGACTTTGGCACGGCCAAGGATTTCCACTTGGTGCTCTTCACACTCGATGAGACCGTTTTTTCCCGTGAACTCGCGCCGTTGGCCGGTTTCTATCCGTCTGTTTTCATCGGTGCGCCGTGGTGGTTCCTCGATGCTCCGGATGCCATGTTGCGCTTCCGTTCCGCAGTTACGGAAACCGCCGGTTTCTCGCGGTCCTCGGGCTTCATCGATGACACCCGCGCGTTCTGCTCAATTCCCGCACGGCACGACGCCTCCCGCAGGATTGAAGCTTCCTTCCTCGCGCGCCTTGTAGCCGAGCACCGCGTGACTGAAGCCCGCGCCCACGAGCTGATTCTCGACGTCGTCGATTCCTCGCCACGCAGGGTGTTCAAACTATGAGCGTCGATGGGCTCAGGCGATTGAACCGTGCGGTCAAGGCGGTTGAAAAGGCTCCCGTGCGCATTGTGCACCTGGGACTCGGGGCCTTTCACCGTTCGCACCAGGCCTGGTACACGCAGCATGCCGGTGACGCAGGGGACTGGGGCATCGCCTCGTTCACAGGGCGTCGTCCGGATGCCGCCAAGGTCCTTGCGGAACAGGACGGCCTCTTTACGTTGGTGGAACGATCCGATGCAGGGGATTCCTTTGAGGTTATAGGCAGCGTTGTAGAAGCCATCGACGGCGCCAACATTGAACGATTGGTTGAACTGGTCTCGGCACCGCAAACAGCGGTGATAACACTGACCATCACGGAAGCAGCCTACGCACACGGCGCGGATGACCTGCCGCGGTTGGTCGCGGGGGAGCAACCCACGACGCCGTTGGGCCGCTTGGTCCTTGGCCTCGCCGCCCGCAGGGAGGCCGACGCCGGACCCCTCGCTGTGGTTTCCTGCGACAACCTCTCTGACAATGGAAACGTGGCCCGTGCGGGCGTAGCGGAAATCGCCCTGGGCTTGGACCCCGGACTCGCCGCCTGGATCGACAACAACGTCAGCTTTGTCAGCACATCGGTGGACCGCATCACGCCCCGCACTACGGCTGACGATGTAGCGCTGGTCGGTGAGCAGTGCGGGTACCGGGACGAAGCCCCGGTGGTCACTGAACCTTTCCGCAACTGGGTGCTGAGCGGCCATTTCCCCCTCGGGCGTCCACGTTGGGAAGACGCTGGAGCGGTCTTCGTGGATGACATCGAACCCTACGAAAACCGCAAACTTTGGCTCCTCAATGGCGCGCATTCCATCCTGGCTTACGCAGGGCAGTTGCGCGGCCACACCACAGTGGCCCAGGCCCTGGGCGATGCGGTATGCCGTGAGGTGGTAGAGGAATTCTGGGACGAAGCCGCCAGGCACCTTTCCGGCGGGGAACTCCATATCCCTGAATACCGGGCTGCATTGCTTGAACGTTTTGGAAACTCCCGGATCGCACATCATCTGGCCCAGATTGCCATGGACGGCAGCACCAAGCTCCGGATGCGTGCACTGCCGGTTCTCCGTGCGGAGCGCGCCGCCGGGCGAAGCGGCACTGCTGCGGCGAGAATGATCGCGGTGTGGTCTGCCTACATCGCGGTGAATCCTGAGCTTCAGGATCCCAGGGCTTCAGGCATTGCGGCTGCGAATGAACTCTCCGAAGGTGCCCGGGTTGCGGCGTTGCTGCGGCTTTTGGATCCAGACCTTGCCGGTGAGCCAGGAGTCGTGGAGCTGATCCAGGAGCTGACCCCGGTTTGGGCCACTCACCGTGCCGGGACAGGAACTGCAGCCTAGGCTTCCCTTTTCCGAGGCTCGCGCGGTTGTCGCACTGGCAACCGATTGCCAAAAATGGCAAACAATTCTAGACTCGTATTCAGTATTTGTGGTGAATATCGCATTGAGGCGAGAAGGAACCCTTCAACCCAGCCCAATCCCGAAAGGAAAAGCTGTGAAAATCATTGCCGCTGAAGTCTTCGTGACCAGCCCCTCCCGGAACTTCGTCACTCTGCGCATCACCACCGAAGACGGGGTGACGGGCATTGGTGACGCGACGCTGAACGGCCGGGAACTCGCCGTCGCCGCCTATCTCAAGGAGCATGTTGCGCAGCTGTTGATCGGGAAGGATCCGCACCGGATCGAGGACACGTGGCAGTTCCTGTACCGCAGCTCGTACTGGCGCCGGGGCCCGG
Coding sequences:
- a CDS encoding mannitol dehydrogenase family protein, which codes for MSVDGLRRLNRAVKAVEKAPVRIVHLGLGAFHRSHQAWYTQHAGDAGDWGIASFTGRRPDAAKVLAEQDGLFTLVERSDAGDSFEVIGSVVEAIDGANIERLVELVSAPQTAVITLTITEAAYAHGADDLPRLVAGEQPTTPLGRLVLGLAARREADAGPLAVVSCDNLSDNGNVARAGVAEIALGLDPGLAAWIDNNVSFVSTSVDRITPRTTADDVALVGEQCGYRDEAPVVTEPFRNWVLSGHFPLGRPRWEDAGAVFVDDIEPYENRKLWLLNGAHSILAYAGQLRGHTTVAQALGDAVCREVVEEFWDEAARHLSGGELHIPEYRAALLERFGNSRIAHHLAQIAMDGSTKLRMRALPVLRAERAAGRSGTAAARMIAVWSAYIAVNPELQDPRASGIAAANELSEGARVAALLRLLDPDLAGEPGVVELIQELTPVWATHRAGTGTAA
- the uxaC gene encoding glucuronate isomerase produces the protein MSQSIAAHPDRLLPADPGTRSIARSLLERVQDLPIISPHGHVDAAVLEQNTPFPDPAALLVSPDHYVTRLIHANGVPMDQLLTGTASAPDSREIWRQFVQAWPLFEGTASGYWLRTQFHEVFKLGADLSEMPADASYEAIAAKLVEPDFRPRQLFKDFNIEVLATTDDPLDNLASHKALTNDPSFNGRVLPTFRPDAYLNVAHPSWNANVDRLIETAADGATGYAGYIAALENRRRYFVEHGAVSADHGVRTPATLKLQSAEAEALFERARAGKATAQDRDAFEAHMMYQMARMSVADGLVMTIHPGSYRNHHGPTFESFGADTGHDIPFAVNYTEAIRPLLQDFGTAKDFHLVLFTLDETVFSRELAPLAGFYPSVFIGAPWWFLDAPDAMLRFRSAVTETAGFSRSSGFIDDTRAFCSIPARHDASRRIEASFLARLVAEHRVTEARAHELILDVVDSSPRRVFKL